The following proteins come from a genomic window of Ovis canadensis isolate MfBH-ARS-UI-01 breed Bighorn chromosome 22, ARS-UI_OviCan_v2, whole genome shotgun sequence:
- the CTBP2 gene encoding C-terminal-binding protein 2 isoform X2 yields the protein MNGPLHPRPLVALLDGRDCTVEMPILKDLATVAFCDAQSTQEIHEKVLNEAVGAMMYHTITLTREDLEKFKALRVIVRIGSGYDNVDIKAAGELGIAVCNIPSAAVEETADSTICHILNLYRRNTWLYQALREGTRVQSVEQIREVASGAARIRGETLGLIGFGRTGQAVAVRAKAFGFSVLFYDPYLQDGTERSLGVQRVYTLQDLLYQSDCVSLHCNLNEHNHHLINDFTIKQMRQGAFLVNAARGGLVDEKALAQALKEGRIRGAALDVHESEPFSFAQGPLKDAPNLICTPHTAWYSEQASLEMREAAATEIRRAITGRIPESLRNCVNKEFFVTTAPWSVIDQQAIHPELNGATYRYPPGIVGVAPGGLPAAMEGIIPGGIPVTHNLPTVAHPSQAPSPNQPTKHGDNREHPNEQ from the exons ATGAACGGCCCCCTGCACCCCCGCCCCCTGGTGGCGCTGCTCGACGGCAGAGACTGCACGGTGGAGATGCCCATCCTGAAGGACTTGGCCACCGTGGCCTTCTGCGATGCACAGTCCACCCAGGAGATCCACGAGAAG GTTTTAAACGAGGCGGTCGGCGCCATGATGTATCACACCATCACGCTCACCAGGGAGGACCTGGAGAAGTTCAAGGCCCTGCGGGTGATCGTGCGGATAGGCAGCGGCTATGACAACGTCGACATCAAAGCTGCGGGGGAACTCG GGATCGCCGTGTGCAACATCCCATCCGCAGCTGTGGAGGAGACAGCGGACTCCACCATCTGCCACATCCTTAACTTGTACCGGAGGAACACCTGGCTGTACCAGGCGCTGCGGGAAGGCACGCGGGTGCAGAGCGTCGAGCAGATCCGGGAGGTCGCCTCGGGGGCTGCGCGCATCCGCGGGGAGACGCTGGGCCTCATTGGCTTCG GTCGCACGGGGCAGGCGGTTGCCGTTCGAGCCAAGGCCTTTGGATTCAGCGTCCTATTTTATGACCCCTACTTGCAGGATGGGACGGAGCGGTCCCTGGGCGTGCAGAGGGTCTATACCCTGCAGGACTTACTGTACCAGAGCGACTGCGTCTCCCTGCACTGCAATCTCAACGAACATAACCACCACCTCATCAATGACTTCACTATAAAGCAG ATGAGGCAAGGCGCCTTCCTAGTGAATGCAGCCCGCGGCGGACTGGTGGATGAGAAAGCCTTAGCCCAAGCCCTCAAAGAAGGCAGGATACGAGGGGCGGCCCTCGACGTGCACGAGTCGGAGCCTTTCAG CTTTGCTCAGGGTCCTTTGAAAGATGCACCGAATCTCATCTGTACTCCCCACACAGCCTGGTATAGTGAGCAAGCCTCACTGGAGATGCGGGAGGCGGCCGCCACTGAGATCCGCCGGGCCATCACAG GTCGCATCCCAGAGAGCTTAAGAAACTGTGTGAACAAGGAATTCTTTGTCACAACAGCTCCCTGGTCAGTAATAGATCAGCAAGCAATTCATCCAGAGCTCAATGGTGCCACATACAG ATACCCGCCAGGCATCGTGGGCGTGGCTCCGGGAGGACTTCCTGCTGCCATGGAAGGGATCATCCCCGGAGGCATCCCGGTGACCCACAACCTCCCAACAGTGGCACATCCCTCCCAAGCTCCCTCTCCCAACCAACCCACGAAACACGGGGACAATCGAGAGCACCCCAACGAGCAATAG
- the CTBP2 gene encoding C-terminal-binding protein 2 isoform X1 encodes MALVDKHKVKRQRLDRICEGIRPQIMNGPLHPRPLVALLDGRDCTVEMPILKDLATVAFCDAQSTQEIHEKVLNEAVGAMMYHTITLTREDLEKFKALRVIVRIGSGYDNVDIKAAGELGIAVCNIPSAAVEETADSTICHILNLYRRNTWLYQALREGTRVQSVEQIREVASGAARIRGETLGLIGFGRTGQAVAVRAKAFGFSVLFYDPYLQDGTERSLGVQRVYTLQDLLYQSDCVSLHCNLNEHNHHLINDFTIKQMRQGAFLVNAARGGLVDEKALAQALKEGRIRGAALDVHESEPFSFAQGPLKDAPNLICTPHTAWYSEQASLEMREAAATEIRRAITGRIPESLRNCVNKEFFVTTAPWSVIDQQAIHPELNGATYRYPPGIVGVAPGGLPAAMEGIIPGGIPVTHNLPTVAHPSQAPSPNQPTKHGDNREHPNEQ; translated from the exons gtaTCCGCCCCCAGATCATGAACGGCCCCCTGCACCCCCGCCCCCTGGTGGCGCTGCTCGACGGCAGAGACTGCACGGTGGAGATGCCCATCCTGAAGGACTTGGCCACCGTGGCCTTCTGCGATGCACAGTCCACCCAGGAGATCCACGAGAAG GTTTTAAACGAGGCGGTCGGCGCCATGATGTATCACACCATCACGCTCACCAGGGAGGACCTGGAGAAGTTCAAGGCCCTGCGGGTGATCGTGCGGATAGGCAGCGGCTATGACAACGTCGACATCAAAGCTGCGGGGGAACTCG GGATCGCCGTGTGCAACATCCCATCCGCAGCTGTGGAGGAGACAGCGGACTCCACCATCTGCCACATCCTTAACTTGTACCGGAGGAACACCTGGCTGTACCAGGCGCTGCGGGAAGGCACGCGGGTGCAGAGCGTCGAGCAGATCCGGGAGGTCGCCTCGGGGGCTGCGCGCATCCGCGGGGAGACGCTGGGCCTCATTGGCTTCG GTCGCACGGGGCAGGCGGTTGCCGTTCGAGCCAAGGCCTTTGGATTCAGCGTCCTATTTTATGACCCCTACTTGCAGGATGGGACGGAGCGGTCCCTGGGCGTGCAGAGGGTCTATACCCTGCAGGACTTACTGTACCAGAGCGACTGCGTCTCCCTGCACTGCAATCTCAACGAACATAACCACCACCTCATCAATGACTTCACTATAAAGCAG ATGAGGCAAGGCGCCTTCCTAGTGAATGCAGCCCGCGGCGGACTGGTGGATGAGAAAGCCTTAGCCCAAGCCCTCAAAGAAGGCAGGATACGAGGGGCGGCCCTCGACGTGCACGAGTCGGAGCCTTTCAG CTTTGCTCAGGGTCCTTTGAAAGATGCACCGAATCTCATCTGTACTCCCCACACAGCCTGGTATAGTGAGCAAGCCTCACTGGAGATGCGGGAGGCGGCCGCCACTGAGATCCGCCGGGCCATCACAG GTCGCATCCCAGAGAGCTTAAGAAACTGTGTGAACAAGGAATTCTTTGTCACAACAGCTCCCTGGTCAGTAATAGATCAGCAAGCAATTCATCCAGAGCTCAATGGTGCCACATACAG ATACCCGCCAGGCATCGTGGGCGTGGCTCCGGGAGGACTTCCTGCTGCCATGGAAGGGATCATCCCCGGAGGCATCCCGGTGACCCACAACCTCCCAACAGTGGCACATCCCTCCCAAGCTCCCTCTCCCAACCAACCCACGAAACACGGGGACAATCGAGAGCACCCCAACGAGCAATAG